The genomic stretch TGACCAGGAAAAAGCCCGTTCGGCGCTGCAAGCGGCTCAACCTGAGTTGCATCGCGCCGTGACCAAAGGCGTGTTTCACAAGAACACGGTATCACGGAAACTTTCGCGCCTTTCAGGCCGGATCAAGGCGATCAGCGCCTGATCAGGTTGCAAACTTCGACTACGGATGAGCCTGCGTTTTGCGACGCAGGCTTTTTTATTGGTTTTTCAATGGGCTGCATCTGATGCGCCGTTGCGCACAAGGTGCTCTGCGCACGGGATGCGCTGAATGTGGATAAATCCCTGCTTGCAGGCCAGAATATGGAAGACTTCAGTATGGGGCGCTAGG from Parvularcula sp. IMCC14364 encodes the following:
- the rpsT gene encoding 30S ribosomal protein S20, translating into MANTSSAKKMVRKIARKTAVNKNRRSRVRTYLRQVEEAISAGDQEKARSALQAAQPELHRAVTKGVFHKNTVSRKLSRLSGRIKAISA